The segment GCTTGAATAGAGAAAATCAGTGTCTTGGCTCAGGTCGAAAATGAAAGTTCAATATGACGCTTAAACTCTAAAACTGAGCTAGCAAGCAATTGGAAATTTTCTTGGGGAGGAGGGCAATGTTGAATGTCTAAGTTGTTTACCCACAACTGCTTCACTTTGGCATCAAATAAACAACATAGCCACGAGAATAATTATCATTAGGGTTGTTGGAATACAAAGGGATTGTGTTTCATCCTCAGGAAACATACAATTAAAAACCACATTCCTTGAATTGTGATGCCATTCCTATTCCATCAATTTATACAGTAGTGAGCTTTTCCCAGCAATGAAAACCCTTTCTTTCACTGAGAAGAGCATGAAAAGAACCAAAAATATTGATTTTGTTGATGGATtgcgtttatatagtgccttgaaTGTAAAGAAATGTCCTAAGCTGCTTTATGGATGGGCAAAAGTAAATGGATGACAAGCTAGGCAGAGCAACATTAGGAGGGTGACTAAAGGTTTGGTTTCAGAAGTTGATTCTCAGAAGGTTTTTAAAGGTGGAAGAAGACGCGGAGAGGTCTAAGGGAAGAATTTGCAGAAAATTATACCTGGTTAGCTGAAGACTGTGGTACCTGTTATTGAGGAAAGGAAGATAGGATGCACAGAAGACGAGTTGAAAGAACAGTGTGTTTGAGAAGCAATTATAGGGCTAAACAAAATTgcagagatagtgtgaggggaTTTAAGGGCAAGGATATTTACTATGCTACAGGAAACGGTAGATCAGCAAGACGGTGGTGAGCAGGCCTTGAGCCACATTAGCAGAGCTTCTTCAGCATCGGGATATGCAGCCATCCTCATTCTCTTCCTTGCTGGAAAGAATGCCTGTTTGTCAAACTGTTACAAGATGTTCTCCTTGTGTTTCTTTTTGGTAGATAGCCTTGATGGCAGAATCTTCCACCCTTTTGTGATGTCTGTTTTCCATTTCACGCAATGGTTTTCCACTTGGTATATCAACTTCACCATCTCTCTGATTGACAACACTTTGAACTTTCTCACAAGTTTAGCCATAATTGCAGGATTTGCATGTTGTTTCACAGGGAGATCTCAATGTCAACTGATGGCTTGCCCAGTGCTCCATGTTGTTGCGTTCTTGCGTGGTCTAACCCCGTTCTTGTTGGCGCAGTCATATGACAAAATTATACAAGTTCAGCTAATCCGGAGTTACCAATGCGGAATTTCAGCTTATCATGGGCATTATTCTATGGGATTTGCTATTCTGCTTGTGGGAATGGTTGACAACGACGATATAACCGGAATTTCATGTCAGCCAAGTTTAACTCATCGTGATTTCACTGTATATcgagttcccttttgaaagttactgttcaccttttcaggcaatgcattcccgATCATCAAAACTCAAAGGAATGTAGGACCTATGAACAGGAGTCAGCCAGTCGGcccatttgagcctgctccgccattcaataagatcatgactggtcTGGTTGCGGTCTCaacccactttcctgtctgcccccataacccttgacttgtttgtctatcaaaaatctatctaactcagcctttaataaatacagtgacccagcctctactgctttctggggaagggaattaCAAAGATTAATCACCCTCTtgaatcttaaatctgtgtcctttggttgcTGACCCTGGAAATAATAATTTCCCCTTATTTGCTATATCAAaagattcatgattttgaatatctctatcaaatccagGGTCAACGCAAGGGCATTTGCTGCTGTAAGAGAACCTTCAGCCTGGTGCTCACCCTCCATTAACTTACGAAAATGAGTTACTCGTGGTTAATTGTTATCCACGGCCTGGTCTCAACCTCCCATTGTTCTGCACCATGGTCCCTTGATGTTGCTCACtaggttcccattcccacacctttTGCGTGACCTCAACACCCTCAGCACCATGAGATCAACCAGGAGCTTCCCGATTGGTTGAAAACACGGAACCAGCATTTTTAATTATCCGGCATCATCCATTCCCCATGCATGCTGAATAGACAACCAATTTTTAAACAGTAAATGAACTTTTTTGCATTCATATTACACGGCTTGAGTACTAGAAATTTGGGCTTTGGGAGAGACACTAAGAGATTTACAGTCTTTATAACTCATGTGGAACATTCAAATATACAATTGACATATACCTGTATTATTACTGAGCAGGTCGGATTAGAGCTGATGTCATAAGAAAACGTCTGGTCATTTTAAACCAATGTTTGATACAACTTGAATTGCTCCAACAATGATTTCTCATGCATCATCATCTTTTCGTTTATAATGCATTCAGCAACACAATTTCATTAGCATCAATCACCTAAGGTGTCCCAATTATTGCTATTAAATATGCAGTTGGCTATTACATTTATTATTATCCGGGGTGGGAGGAATgtgtgaattatcaagccccactgtatCGCAGGCCATGCCATTAatttaatgtttaattttctcaccgaaatggccaattgtgtaccgaGATCTCTAGTACCCAGAAaagaagagactctgaccaggcttctttcaaagctcagaatgattaatttatttaaaaacaaaactccTTTTAACAAGTTACAAGTACTGTTTAACACACAATTGTTACCAgtaagtataactatctatctcttcctaaaaaATTCCCCCAGCGCGCACACagcagacatgcacacagacaaacaaaggataAACAGAGTTTCCTGCAGATATGGTCTTTGGAGGATGGGtgttataaaataaagaataaagtCTGCAGGGTCTCAATGCTGTCAACCTGGAGTTATCTCATGGTCCTGGTggatgtctggaagttctcaACACTCGCCTCagttttgcaggtccaaatgcaggctAGTTACTGAAGTTTTCtattacaaaatggaaggatttggcatgatctggacacatggatgctaacctgggattttttttaaaggtcataagttcaccatGGGACTGTAAACAactgagggttctctggctacaggttgatagccatgCACAATTTTAGTCAAGGTAAAGAGAGGGTGCCAGTCAAGGTAGCTTTACTTCCTCAGCTTTTTCTCCAACAAagctgccttcaaaacaagcaggttcacaacttaagtttttgtccctctctcccatgtgactgccttttttgtctcccagcttttcgttaagcaaagtgctttgcagttcaaaCAAACAAACCACTCCTCCtcatataggtcaggtgatttcttggaagaggcctgtttGCTTACAATTCCatggtgaacttatgaccttttaagAAAAATCCCAGGTTAACATCCATGTGTCCAAatcatgccaaatccttccattttgtaaaagaaaacttcagtcttgaaagatatgattctaacaccaCTATAATATGTGAATTTACCCCAAGCATTCACTTGTGATTTTGCTTTTCACAGCCTCACTATATAGAGCATTATCTGATTGTGTACTGCCGTTTCAAAATATTTGCAACCCTAAAAATCAATTTCTTTGACAGTGTTGAATCCTGAATTGTAATTTGAAGTTATTGATTTTGTGATTTCAAACACAAACAGTTCTATTTCCAGTACTTAAAGTAAAGAATTCTGGTTGTTTCTCCTTTTCATATTTATATCTTAATCTCACTAATGTGACATTGTGCCAGGATTCACAAACCTCTTTGTGATCATTTGGAACAAAAGATCCAAATTGGAAATCAGCAATTATTCTAGCACAAGTAGTAAGCTAATAATGAAAGACCCTGAAATATTTGTAAATTCCAAAGTACTCCTGCCAGACTAGATTGTTGTTGCAGAAATTCTTATGAAAGAATCCTGAAGCTAGAATATCCATAAAGAAAAATGTTATGCTGCATCATTGTCCAGCAAAGGAATATATATTGGCTGCTATGCACACCACAAATTTTAATATAGTGGTTAAACTAGATTATGGTGCAGACGGTTTATTGCCATTTAATAGGAGCTCTCAAAATGTTGTATCAGACTTGCCAAGTTTCATCATCACTGCACTAAGACAATAGCCTCTCAAAATTGAAAAGATACCTTTAAagttacaattttaaaaatattccttgTCAGTTGCTAGACTTTGATTTCTTGtcaaaaatttaatttaaaatactTGTATTTCATTTCTATACGTCttactaagtgcaatagcatttGCCTCTATTGTGCTAATTTGCCCTAGCTActttctcccccccctccaccacccacaccacccataCTACATCTTGTAACAGAAATAAAACACAAATGCTTGATTGAGTTTGATAACATAGACGCTTAAAAAGCCAATTCAGGATAGATTAGGTCATCATCAGATTATTGTATACAATCTGCATTGCATTAACTGCCTTTCAATAGTGCATTGACTGTAACTAAAAGATGCCACGTAATTGAAGGATAGTGGGTGCACAGGTATATTGTTACAATGACCACGCTAGGTGGCCCAGCCAGTGCCATAACTCATTTTAAAAGGCTACCATGTGCCCATTTTACTGGTCTGTTTACTTCCTCCTGAATTGTTTTACTATCTTCCTCATTGTTTACTGCATCACCAACTGtcatatcatctgtaaactttgaaTTTATATCCTGTAGACCCAAGTataagctattaatatatatcaaaaaggagcagtggtcccaatactgacccctgggaaactccactctgTAGCCCCCCAGCAACCattttccactaccctttgctttctgtcccttagcaAATTTTGTATCTGTGCTGTCACTGTTCCTTTAATCAtttttgacttcaattttactaacaAATCTATTATgtgacactttgtcaaatgccttttgaaagcccataTGCACAACACCAACCTTACTACCCTCATTGACCCTTTCCATCCTGTCTTCAGAGAACTCAATCAAGTAAATCAAATGAAATTTAACTTTAACAAACCTGTGCTAACTTTCATTATTAGCCCATACTTTACCAGAGGACAATTAATTTTATTCTGGATTATTGTATCTCAAAGTTTCTTTACTGCCgacattaggctgactggcctgtagttgtcaaatttatccccccccaccccctttttttttGAAGACTAATGTAACATTTGCAACCCTCCAGGCCTCTGAAACCACCACCTGTatccaaggaggattggaagTTTGTGGCCAGAGGCTCCACAATTTTCATCCTTGCATCCTTTACTAATCTAGGACCTATTTGATCCAGACCAggtgacttttctactttgagaactgccagcattttaagtACATCCTCTTTGTGTTTGTCCTATTCAATGTCGTTACTGCTTCCTCCTTTATTGTCACATTAGTAGCATCCTTTTCCctagtaaagacagatgcaaagtactgaTTTAGTACcccagccatgccctctgctttCAGAAGAATCTCTCTATTTTGGTCCCTAACTGCTCCATCTTTCCTTTGACTGCCCTTTCACTATTTGCTCATCTATTCTCATCCTCTCTCTTTGCCCCCCTTACTCCTTTTTTTATATCTCCCCtgtagtttctatgtttccagaTAGGGGAGCAGAATAGAAAACAAGAACAGGAACGCAAGCTGATATACTTATTCTTCGTTAAGACAGGAATGACATTTGTAGAATGGTCCCTTTGCTGAGGGTAACAGAGGCAACTGGCAGTTTAGCAGCTTTAGGTGAAAGCAGGCAAAAACAAGGGGCCAGTCAAAGGAAACATTAGCATTATCGGTTTTGAAGTAATAAAATATAGTTGTTTAATTTATGTTGTAATATTTCATAGAGTTGCAATGCAAAAGTTGTGTTGCAGTAAATATAAAGTTACTAATTTGGTTGGTGTTTGAGTTGAATGTTTATTATTTGTGCCAGGTGCTGAAGAACATGGAGATTATAGGTGTAATAGAAGGAGGAGACATTCTTGAGGAAAGGCTGAGGTCAGTTACAGAAACTATGAAGAGGCCGGTTGGAGGTTTCCTTTTGGATGGTTTTCAGGGAAAGGACATACCCagtgacctgaaactgaacttgaTTTCCTCAGTCACAGGAGAACTGCCTGAACATAAACCCAGGTAGGAGAAAATACAAAATTTGGCAATCAATGTGTCTTAATTGAACAGGCATTGATAAGCATCAGTCACCAGTACTTTTATTTAAAAGCTGTTTAGAGACATCTAACAGCAGCAAGAAGATATTAGCATCTCTGTCATTCTGATAACTGGAATACTTTTCTGATTCAACATGGTTTAACCTCACATCCACTCTGCAACAGGCAGCCGAACATTTGAGGAAATATTTCATAATTTTTTTATTGGCTAGTGTTTTACCTACAAAGCTGTGCTTAAAATACAGATCCATTGTAGGAAACTTCCTTAAGTCACAGGCACATCAATTCTTCTCCATCCTGTGAGTTCTTAGATGGACCCATGACTTGGTGTCTGTTGTGGGTATTTTCACTTTAGAATTAGTATTACACCCTCTATTGTAGTTTACATCTCGTATATAATAAGTACAATAGgcctatgttctctggagttttgaagaataagaagtgatcttattgaaacatataagattctgagagagcTCAATGGGGTATTTGCTGTGAGGCTGTTTCTCCTAGCTGGAGGGGCTAGAACTAGGAGGTTGGCCATTTAGGTCTAAGGTGAGCAGAAGTTTCTTCACTCGggatgtgaatctttgggatgCTCAGTTGTTGCATATGTTTAAGCattagattgatagatttttgggttccTAGAGAATCAAGGACTCTGGGCGTAggatgggaaaaaaaaacaattgaggtagaagattagccatgatcttattgaatataagagcaggcttgaggggacatatggcctactccagctcttatttcttatgttagaCATCAAACATGATGTCTAATACTGTCTGCACTGACACACATGTTTATTTCACACATCACAACTAAGGATTTACACTTTGTGCTCAGTTGCTAATCTGGGTACAAATTGAGCAACAAAGTGCAAGTTTCTGCTCACTCATTTGCTTATCACCAAATGTATGGAGGTAATGATGGCACAATGgcaatgccactggactagtaatccagaggctcaggctaatgctttCGCTACATGGGTTTTTCGATGTACTTGCTACCCTTGTTCTAGGTGGAGAGATTGCAAGTTTGGGGGTACTTCTGTTGAAAAAGCCTGAGCTAGTTGCTGCTTTCATCCCCTAGATTCtacacattgctgtcactgtaTGCCAGTggaggatgggatgccaatcaagtgagctgttttgtcctggatggtgctgagtttCTTGTTTATTGTTGAAGCTGCATGTATCCAGTCAACACAGTCAAATGCTTCCAACTGAGCAGAAACAACTGCCGTACATGTTTTATGAACATTGCTCTTGCTTCTTTTCACTCTACAGGTCATGATCAGATTTGAAAATGGTTCTCTGTTGAGAGCACGTAGAAGACAACAAGATGAAGTAACTCCGTGCCCTTTACCAAGCTAGTTTAAAATGATTGATTATATTATAATTAAAGAAAAAAGAAATTACCTTTACCTAGCACCTTGCATAACATCAGAACATCTCAAAGTGGTTTATAGTTAATGgtgtacttttaaagtgtaatcaTTGTTGCAAAGTAGGAAAAGAAGGACTTGCTTTCAAATAGTACATATGACATCAGATCGTTACAAAGAGTTTGCAGGCAATGTAGTCACTACTTAAACGTGGAAAATGTAACAGctaattgcacacagcaaagtccccCAAAGAGCAATGTAGTAATGAGCAGACAAACTGTTTTtcgtgatgttggttaagggatagatATTGGATTAGAAAGATTGGGAGACTGCACTAACTCTTCTTTGACATTGCGCTATGGAttgtttacatccacctaagaaaTGTGGCTGCCAACTTGAACAAAGCGCAGTCTCACGAACTTCAGTGAGCTGGATGACTAATTAAACTGTTTtagcgatgttgattgaggaataaatattggcctggacaccaggagaattcccctgctttttTCAAATAGTGTAATGGGATCTGCCTGTGAGGACAGGCAGGTCTCAATTTAAcatatctgaaagatggcacctctgatagtgcagcgctccctgagAACTGCATAAGGATGTCGGCGCAATAGATGAAGATAGAGAGTTGGAAAGGAAAAGCAGAGGTTCTAAAATTATTGGATTTGATTTGTCTCTTTCAGAGGAGGCTTCATGATGGTAAGTCGATGATGTGCATAAAATTTGTTAAAATAATTGTTGAATTTTCTTAAGTGAACTTTGTTAGCAAGATAAATTAATGTAAAGTATTATGCAAGGTGTTTAACAGTACAGAGTACCTTCCAGAATTGTTTTAGTAATGTGATCCTGTCCgatctgagtatttccaatatttctGTTTCTATGTGCTTTTAATCATAGTTCTTCAATTAACCTAATTGGATTATTCCAGATTGTGCGTGTTTTGTTGCACCTCATTGTTGTTTAATATTGTAACATTTATTCAAATTTccctttctcctccttcccccccccccccaatattaGGTTGATCCATGGGATTGGAAAGCCAGATGAAGTGCTGGAATGTATATCAAGAGGAGTGGATTTGTTTGAAGGGTTCTATCCCTATCTGATGACCGAACAAGGAAGAGCTCTGACATTCAATTTTAAATACAAGATGGACCCAGAGACAGAAGGTACCAGTTATAgaatgtcagtgtgttgtgttaGTGTGCGACACGTAACAAAGGTTGCCATTGTCTCTATAGTAGTCCGTCCATATTATTGTTATTCATGGCTTGGCATAATGTGTTCTCACCTGCCTTGAGCACCCAGATCAGGCTTGCGTTAGTGAGAACACCTGAGCCACATCTGACTTCCCTCATTCACCATCTTATGTGATGCAGCCTAATCGGAGATACAGTAACTAGAACCTGGAAAATAGGACTGTGTCATTTACATTACCTAACAGTTTGGTCAGCATTTGTGCAAAGATTTGCAATCCCAAAGTGACCTGATAAGTGAGCCCTGCTATATCTTGAACTAAAGATGCTGATTTTCAATTTTCAATCAATTTTCCTGTGTTGTATAACATTTTCATCAAAATAAGAGGTGTTAATGCCGGGCACGGAACGCTTCCTATTTCCGAAACTTTGTGTTGGCATCAGTTGCTCCCAGTTCAGTTATTCCACAGTTCAACAGAGGATAAAGCTCCCTATGCTTTTTCTAACAATGTCCCTTAGCCACAGCCTCAGAGGAGCACCTCCTACTGCACTGATATGGTATTTTCTGTTTCTTGCACTAGTACTCCATAGAGATGATCTAAGTTACCTGCAAAGGAGTATCCCTAAGCATTAAGTAATTGCCATAATCCCAACTAATAATTGTGCAACTACCGATGTCTCTGACTGAACAGTATACCTTTGACATTCAGTGATATAATTAATAATTCTGTTAGCCTGGATTTTAACATTTCTAATGCAAATAGACTTCGTAGTTTTTGATATCAGCTAAAGCTATTGCTAGTTGTGCAGTTGGATGCATCTGATTGTTACGGTTTAGAGATTTGTCCTTTTAAAAGCACAAAGCCTCCATATTTTAAATATATAGTTATTGACATTCAGAATTTGGCAGCATTATGACAATTTTACTTTCTAGGAGGTTTGTCTGTGTTGGATGCAGACACCACATCAAAGAGGAATGAGTTACCTCTGATGAGGTAGATAGTTTAACAATGTCTTGGATAACTGCAAAAGAGAGCTGGTCAGCCCACTATCCTGGGTGGTAGAGTGGAATGCAGAgaaaacaatttctctttatATTAGTGTTGCCTGTTTCACAGCTGTAACTTGGTATCAGACCTGAAGCCTGTTTTTGATAACAGTGTTATTTAGTAGTGAAAGCTACATATTAACATTTTTTTGTTCCGTTTTGGATTTCAAAGCAGAAAGCGGGTATAACTGTTATCGTTTATCCATGTGTTTGAAACCATTTAATTTTGGGGCCATTGGAACCGTTACAAATTTGGATTGGCTGCAGGCTATCTGTTATTGTTCAGAGGTGTCAGTCACTCTCATGTCATCTGGTTGTCATGCTCAACTTTCACATTggggacttttaaaaaaaaaattctttcatgggatgtttgttacccatccctacttgcacttgagaaggtggtggtgagccacctccttgaaccgctgcaatccatctggtgcaggtacatccacagtgctgttaggaagggagttctgatccagcaatagtgaaggaacagcaataccgttcccagtcaggatggtgtgtgcatttaaggggaacttgcaggtggtagtgttcctatgTCCTTGTctctctaggtggtagaggttgccaGTTTGGAAAgtcctgttgaaggagtcttggtgagttgctgaagggCATCTTCACGCTGTTAACACGGTGCATTGATggtagagggagtaaatgtttacaTTAGTGTGCCAAttcagcaggctgctttgtcctggatggtgtcgagtttcttgagtgttgttggagctgcacttatccaagcaagtggagagtattccatcacactcgtgaTAGGTACtttatagatgatggacaggcttaggagagtcaggaggtgagttattctttcAATTTCTGCTCAAAAACAGGGTTTAAAGaatcaaaattcatttttacatAACTTTCCAAAGAGTGTTATCCACATGCACCAATGATCGACCATTAAACTGAAATTACAGTTTACAGTTGCTGCCACCCAGTACAGTTGAATCAAATTACTGTGTGAGAAGTCCAGTAACTGACGCAATAACTGATTAAAGCTTTCTTTAACAACAGATTTCACCTACTGTTAACTTGTAAGGCAGGAACTGAGAACAGTAAGAGAACATGGCTCTAATATGTGCTTTGGATTATATTTCAGTACTGGAAAAAAATGGCTGTGGGGATATTGAGATTAGTAACAAGGCCTTGGGCAATGAGGGCAAGATGATTCCTTTTACAACTGACCTGAGAAGTGAACAGTAAGTGTCACTGAATTTTTAATAAATTGTCTTTAGTACATGCAGTGGAGTATTCAGTAGagtttctctttaaatgttgTTTTCCTTTATAACTTAACAAAAAATGCACTGTAGGAAAAACTGACCCTGTTCCCCCTCCAAGGGCTCCTATGGTACAGTATCTGGTCAATTGTCAACTCTGTACAGTGAATTAAATGATTTGATAAATTTTGTCAGCACTGATGGTTTACTTTGGCAGTGAGTGTTGGATATCCCTGCTTTTTTTTTCTAGTTTCCCGTTGGACATTTGCTTATGTCTATAAAAAGCATAATGCCCAATATCATCAGTGAAATAGACATACTGCAGGAAGATCCCTGTGCCCTGTGTCGCTTACGTGTTCATTCCAGTATTATTTTcttccattcaattagatcaccccttaaccttctaaactaCAAGCCTGTGCCAACCATTTTACCTTTGTGGCCCCTGAAGTGTGTACACATAGACTTCCAGTGTGAGTGACGGCAGATCTGTCAGAAATGGAAGACCTGCCCTCATTGTTTTTTCTCGGAGCCCTCCCCATCAAAGCCCCTTACCATGACCAGGTACAATCCAGCTAAGTCAGCCCAGGCCAGTGATTAGTTCAGGAGCTTTCTGCTCTGTATGATTCACTACTGGCCATTATTTGTACCCACTGCACCATCTGGCCATTCTGTTTGTTTTATGGGACTGCTCTTATTGGACACTGTAAACTGTTTTGCTTTGGAACACAGAAATGAATCCCATAGGGGATCATTCTTTACCAGCAGTTGTACCCACCTATAGAAATAGTGTCTTCTGAATTTCAGTTACTTAGTTTGCAAGGATATTTACATTACAAAAATGGCATTATTGGATAGTAAGTAACATGTTTCTGCCTCAGTGTATTAGTATTGATTAAATAGATGACTTGAAGGTGAATTCATTAAATAAAATATAGTGGCATTCTTGTAATTTTGCATTCCCTGGTTAATGTCATTCACTTTCATTTTTTTGACTACTCCTAAAGTTTGGAGCTCATTGTGTATTGTTTAAGCAGTCAATGATTCCACAGTTCGTTTTGAGATACCTATTTGATGTTTGTGTGATTCTTAATGTTCAGATTCCGTGGTGACTTCAGGGCCTTGCTGGagggctgttcctgctattgctgCAAGAACCACACGCGTGCCTACCTCTACCACCTTCTTGTGACAAATGAGCTGCTGGCTGGAGTCCTTCTCATGATCCACAACCTCCATCACTACTTTGGATTCTTCCAGTCTATCCGTGATGCTTTGAGAgatgacaacatgcagcaacTTAAGGAGCTCATTACAAAACAGAAGATGGAACATGAACATGGTTAATGATAATAATAATGAATATGATTGACAAGGCAGGTGATGGGTATCCAAAGTATATAATGGTTTTGACACAGACATTGCTTGCTAACAGATGCTGC is part of the Carcharodon carcharias isolate sCarCar2 chromosome 18, sCarCar2.pri, whole genome shotgun sequence genome and harbors:
- the qtrt2 gene encoding queuine tRNA-ribosyltransferase accessory subunit 2, which codes for MKLILSRVINGCRHGKLIEVGRNGSKSLDIPGCLLYTRTGTAPHLTHDTLGLIEGVPEPVHLTLSTLAEHHEVLEEYKEGIGKFIGMPESVLYCSLHDPASPCPSGYNTNKTVSVWGGGGRIEIHLSKFMAMQQAFKADWYQSMADGEPLPPGTSRKRVKKSVDRTLGFLDDCLKIHQNSEVLKNMEIIGVIEGGDILEERLRSVTETMKRPVGGFLLDGFQGKDIPSDLKLNLISSVTGELPEHKPRLIHGIGKPDEVLECISRGVDLFEGFYPYLMTEQGRALTFNFKYKMDPETEVLEKNGCGDIEISNKALGNEGKMIPFTTDLRSEQFRGDFRALLEGCSCYCCKNHTRAYLYHLLVTNELLAGVLLMIHNLHHYFGFFQSIRDALRDDNMQQLKELITKQKMEHEHG